In Bacillus cereus ATCC 14579, a single window of DNA contains:
- the cls gene encoding cardiolipin synthase, translated as MKHFFAIILCLIGVFIWMNIDVEMGKEMASEYELGQVRLGEFQLYTNGEELYRKLFEDINDAEKYIYIHFYIVGKDEISQEFLQLLEKKASSGVEVKLSVDRIGGYKLKKKVISRLKENGVKFTFSKKPKLKNVFYSLHQRNHRRIVTIDGKVSYVGGFNIGKEYLGQNPKFGPWRDYHVRIHGEGAADMERKFAEDWKEDTGEKMPIHESIPTLGNVKYQYLFSNGKGLWEKYGALLKKAKKSLIIATPYFVPSKEMVKELKAALNRGVNVKILVPFKSDAILLKQAAYPYLKDMLHAGAEIYQYRNGFFHGKVTIIDGEIVDIGTANFDNRSFYLNCESNCIIYDKTVVDEVWSRLQVDFHKSKRFSEEDFEKISRWDWFLARIANVLASYL; from the coding sequence ATGAAGCACTTTTTCGCTATAATCCTTTGTTTAATAGGTGTATTCATTTGGATGAACATCGATGTGGAAATGGGGAAGGAAATGGCTAGTGAATATGAATTAGGACAAGTTCGATTAGGTGAATTTCAATTATATACGAACGGTGAAGAGTTATATAGAAAATTATTTGAGGATATAAACGATGCAGAAAAGTATATATATATCCATTTTTATATTGTAGGAAAAGATGAAATAAGCCAAGAGTTTTTACAGTTATTAGAGAAAAAAGCATCTAGCGGAGTAGAAGTGAAATTGTCAGTCGATCGGATAGGTGGATATAAGCTGAAGAAAAAGGTAATTAGCCGATTAAAGGAAAACGGTGTGAAGTTTACATTTAGTAAAAAACCGAAACTGAAAAATGTGTTCTATTCTTTGCATCAACGGAATCATAGACGTATTGTTACGATAGATGGAAAGGTATCATACGTCGGTGGTTTTAATATCGGAAAGGAGTACCTTGGACAAAATCCAAAGTTTGGGCCATGGCGTGATTATCACGTGCGCATCCATGGTGAGGGTGCAGCGGATATGGAAAGAAAGTTCGCCGAAGATTGGAAAGAAGATACAGGAGAAAAAATGCCTATACATGAAAGTATACCTACATTAGGGAATGTGAAATATCAATATTTATTTTCAAATGGAAAAGGCTTATGGGAAAAGTATGGGGCACTTTTAAAAAAGGCTAAAAAGTCTTTAATTATCGCTACACCATATTTTGTACCAAGTAAAGAAATGGTGAAAGAGTTAAAAGCTGCATTAAATCGTGGTGTTAATGTGAAAATTCTCGTGCCATTTAAAAGTGATGCCATATTGTTAAAACAAGCTGCCTATCCATATTTGAAAGATATGTTACATGCTGGAGCGGAGATTTATCAATATCGAAATGGATTTTTTCATGGGAAAGTAACAATTATTGATGGAGAAATTGTTGATATTGGGACAGCGAATTTTGATAATAGAAGTTTTTATTTAAATTGTGAGTCTAACTGTATCATATATGATAAAACAGTTGTTGATGAAGTATGGAGTCGATTACAGGTAGACTTTCATAAATCAAAACGATTTTCTGAAGAAGATTTTGAGAAAATTAGTAGATGGGATTGGTTTTTAGCGAGAATAGCGAATGTTTTAGCATCATATTTATAG
- a CDS encoding permease produces MELFQLPKAFLQMNTIFISILIEALPFVLIGVFISGFIQMFVTEDMVAKWMPKNRFLSVLLATFLGMLFPGCECGIVPIVRRLIGKGVPPYAGIAFMLTGPIINPVVLFATYVAFGSSMHMVWYRSIVAIIVAIIVGIILSFMFKEHQLRDDHFPEVNNKRPLRKKMWDVCTHAVEEFFSMGKYLVLGALIAAAVQTFVQTSTLLAIGQGPFSSSAVMMGLAYILSLCSEADAFIASSFQSTFSTASLVAFLVYGPMVDIKNMFMMLATFKTKFVIVVIVTVTLVVYASSLLIYAMGW; encoded by the coding sequence ATGGAATTGTTTCAATTACCGAAAGCATTCCTGCAAATGAATACAATTTTTATCTCCATATTGATCGAAGCACTTCCTTTCGTGCTCATTGGTGTATTTATTTCAGGATTCATTCAAATGTTCGTGACAGAAGATATGGTGGCAAAATGGATGCCGAAGAACCGATTTCTGTCTGTTTTATTAGCTACTTTTTTAGGTATGTTGTTTCCAGGTTGTGAATGTGGAATTGTTCCGATTGTAAGACGATTAATTGGAAAAGGCGTTCCACCATACGCAGGGATTGCATTTATGTTAACTGGACCTATTATTAATCCAGTTGTATTATTTGCTACTTATGTTGCCTTTGGGAGTAGTATGCACATGGTATGGTATCGTTCTATTGTAGCGATTATCGTAGCCATTATCGTTGGAATTATATTATCCTTTATGTTTAAAGAACATCAATTAAGAGATGATCACTTCCCAGAAGTGAATAATAAGCGTCCACTGCGTAAAAAAATGTGGGATGTATGTACACACGCTGTTGAGGAATTCTTCTCAATGGGAAAATATTTAGTACTAGGTGCGTTAATTGCAGCAGCGGTACAAACGTTTGTACAAACTTCAACACTTCTTGCTATTGGACAAGGTCCGTTTTCTTCATCAGCTGTTATGATGGGACTTGCTTATATATTATCACTTTGTTCAGAGGCAGATGCATTTATCGCTTCTTCGTTCCAAAGTACGTTTTCAACAGCTTCACTTGTCGCGTTCCTCGTTTACGGACCGATGGTGGATATTAAAAATATGTTTATGATGCTTGCGACATTTAAAACTAAATTTGTAATTGTTGTTATAGTTACAGTTACTCTTGTTGTTTATGCAAGCTCACTACTCATTTATGCGATGGGGTGGTAG
- a CDS encoding DUF456 domain-containing protein, translating into MTVLLTICIIACFVVSFLAFIYPIIPGILAVWAGYLIYHFGINGGELTTSFWIIQVIFTLFIFVADFIANGYFLKKYGSSKWGERVGMISIIVGSFFFPPFGLIIIPFLSVFITELVHKKSPKDAFLVGVATVVGFLSSTVAKAILQIIMIIIFLCYIIF; encoded by the coding sequence GTGACTGTTTTATTAACAATTTGTATCATTGCCTGTTTCGTTGTTTCATTTCTCGCCTTTATTTATCCAATTATCCCTGGCATACTAGCTGTCTGGGCTGGATATTTGATTTACCATTTCGGTATAAATGGAGGCGAATTAACAACTTCTTTTTGGATTATTCAAGTCATTTTCACTCTTTTCATTTTCGTTGCTGATTTTATTGCAAATGGATATTTCTTAAAAAAATACGGTAGTTCTAAATGGGGTGAACGTGTCGGAATGATTTCTATCATTGTCGGCTCGTTCTTCTTCCCACCATTCGGACTTATTATCATACCGTTCTTATCAGTATTTATAACAGAACTAGTACATAAAAAATCGCCAAAAGATGCTTTTCTAGTTGGAGTCGCTACTGTAGTTGGTTTTTTAAGCAGTACAGTAGCGAAAGCAATTCTCCAAATCATTATGATTATCATCTTCTTGTGTTATATCATCTTTTAA
- a CDS encoding magnesium transporter CorA family protein produces MLNIYLTDRNGKLQEIEEMQKGCWINVLHPTEEEIQYLVQTLNVDLDFIKDPLDDEERSRIEKEDNNTLIIVDIPTVRHDEEGNSIYDTIPIGMIVMPDCFVTICLEENPIFERFINQRIKEFYTFKKTRFALQLLYTISTYYLRYLKQINRKTIDLEHQLNQSMKNKEIFTLLGLEKSLVYFTTSLKANKIVIQKLMRNSTFLKMYEDDQDLLEDVLIENKQAIEMAEIYSHILSGMMNTFSSVISNNLNSVMKLLTSITIILSLPTMVSSFFGMNVKVPFEGEAHGFVIVLIICVTLSFTLAFVFWKKRYF; encoded by the coding sequence ATGTTAAATATATATTTAACAGACCGAAACGGAAAACTACAAGAGATTGAGGAAATGCAAAAGGGGTGCTGGATTAATGTACTTCATCCAACAGAAGAAGAAATTCAATATCTAGTACAAACTTTAAATGTAGACTTAGATTTCATTAAAGACCCTTTGGATGATGAAGAACGCTCTCGTATTGAAAAGGAAGACAATAATACTTTAATTATCGTGGATATTCCGACAGTTAGACATGATGAAGAAGGAAATTCGATTTATGACACGATTCCAATAGGTATGATTGTGATGCCGGATTGTTTTGTTACAATCTGCTTAGAAGAGAATCCAATTTTTGAACGTTTTATTAATCAACGTATTAAAGAATTTTATACGTTTAAGAAGACGCGCTTTGCACTTCAGCTCTTATATACGATTTCTACTTATTATTTAAGATACTTAAAGCAAATAAATCGAAAAACAATTGATTTAGAGCATCAATTAAATCAGTCAATGAAAAATAAAGAGATTTTCACATTGTTAGGCCTTGAGAAAAGTTTAGTATACTTTACAACGTCATTAAAGGCTAATAAAATTGTAATTCAAAAGTTAATGCGTAATAGTACATTTTTAAAAATGTATGAAGACGATCAAGATTTATTAGAAGATGTATTAATTGAAAATAAACAGGCTATTGAAATGGCGGAAATATATAGTCACATTTTAAGTGGAATGATGAATACTTTTAGCTCCGTTATATCAAATAATTTAAATAGTGTTATGAAACTGTTAACGTCAATTACGATCATTTTATCTTTACCGACGATGGTTTCTAGTTTCTTTGGAATGAACGTAAAGGTTCCGTTTGAAGGGGAAGCCCACGGTTTTGTAATTGTACTCATCATATGTGTAACACTATCTTTCACGTTAGCTTTTGTTTTTTGGAAGAAACGTTACTTTTAA
- a CDS encoding TIGR03943 family putative permease subunit: MFRAYILLGFTILIAQLHISGNITKYINMKYAYLSTTAAIILGFLTIIQIIVVFQKEHQKEKEKNDCSCDHSHCGHDHSKDENTWWKKAFSYSLFCFPIISGLFFPIATLDSDIVKAKGFHFPVAQAESKDPFMTRQFLRPDTSIYYGKEGYRGVMEKGKKEFVTKDNINLKDEDFLKGMETIYNYPGEFTGKKLSFKGFVFRDDSSKKEQYFLFRFGIIHCVADSGVYGMLVKKPEGVEWNNDDWIQVEGEITTEFYQPFHANIPVLEVTKWNKVEQPKEQYVFIGAD, encoded by the coding sequence ATGTTTCGAGCATATATATTATTAGGTTTTACAATATTAATTGCGCAGCTTCATATTTCCGGTAACATTACGAAGTATATCAATATGAAGTATGCCTATTTATCAACAACAGCAGCAATTATTTTAGGTTTCTTAACGATTATACAAATTATCGTCGTTTTCCAAAAAGAGCACCAAAAGGAAAAAGAGAAAAATGATTGCAGTTGTGACCATAGCCATTGCGGGCATGATCATTCAAAAGATGAGAATACATGGTGGAAAAAAGCATTTTCGTACTCCTTGTTTTGTTTTCCAATTATCTCAGGGTTATTTTTCCCAATTGCGACGTTAGATTCGGATATTGTTAAAGCGAAAGGATTTCACTTTCCTGTTGCACAAGCAGAAAGTAAGGATCCATTTATGACAAGACAATTTCTAAGACCTGATACGAGCATTTATTACGGGAAAGAAGGATACCGTGGTGTAATGGAAAAAGGGAAGAAAGAGTTTGTTACGAAAGACAATATTAATTTGAAAGATGAAGACTTCCTAAAGGGTATGGAAACAATTTATAATTATCCTGGCGAGTTTACTGGGAAAAAATTATCTTTTAAAGGGTTTGTTTTTAGGGATGATTCTTCTAAAAAAGAACAATACTTCTTATTCCGTTTCGGTATTATACATTGCGTAGCAGATTCTGGTGTGTATGGTATGTTAGTGAAAAAGCCAGAAGGCGTAGAGTGGAATAATGATGACTGGATTCAAGTAGAAGGAGAGATAACTACTGAGTTTTATCAGCCGTTTCATGCGAATATTCCTGTATTAGAAGTAACAAAATGGAATAAAGTTGAACAGCCGAAAGAACAATATGTATTTATAGGAGCCGATTGA
- the cotH gene encoding spore coat protein CotH, with protein sequence MLPSYDFFVHPMYLVELKKDIWSDSPVPAKLTYGKKKYDIDIVYRGAHIREFEKKSYHVMFYKPKKFQGAKEFHLNSEFMDPSLIRNKLSLDFFHDIGVLSPKSQHVFIKINGQIQGVYLQLESVDENFLKNRGLPSGSIYYAIDDDANFSLMSERDKDVKTELFAGYEFKYSNKNSEEQLSEFVFQANTLTREAYEKEIGKFLHVDKYLRWLAGVIFTQNFDGFVHNYALYHNDETNLFEVIPWDYDATWGRDVQGRPLNHEYIRIQGYNTLSARLLDIPVFRKQYRSILEEILENQFTVSFMRPKVEGLCELIRPYLLQDPYMKEKLETFDQEADMIYEYINKRRKYIQDHLHELD encoded by the coding sequence ATGCTGCCTTCATATGATTTTTTTGTTCATCCAATGTACTTAGTGGAATTGAAAAAGGACATTTGGTCAGATAGTCCAGTGCCAGCAAAATTAACTTATGGAAAAAAGAAGTATGATATTGATATCGTATACCGAGGAGCTCATATTCGCGAATTTGAGAAAAAGTCTTATCATGTTATGTTTTATAAGCCTAAAAAATTTCAAGGTGCGAAAGAGTTTCATTTGAATTCGGAGTTTATGGATCCGTCTCTCATACGAAATAAATTATCTTTAGATTTTTTTCATGATATTGGTGTACTTTCGCCAAAATCACAACATGTATTTATAAAAATTAATGGTCAAATTCAAGGTGTGTATTTACAGTTAGAATCGGTTGATGAAAATTTTTTGAAAAATAGAGGATTACCGAGTGGTTCTATTTATTATGCGATAGATGATGATGCGAATTTTTCATTAATGAGTGAACGAGATAAAGATGTTAAGACAGAGCTCTTTGCGGGTTATGAATTTAAATATTCGAATAAAAATAGTGAAGAACAACTGAGTGAATTTGTATTTCAAGCGAATACTTTGACGAGGGAAGCCTATGAAAAAGAAATTGGGAAGTTTCTACATGTAGATAAATATTTACGATGGTTAGCAGGAGTTATTTTTACGCAAAACTTTGATGGTTTCGTTCATAACTATGCACTATATCATAACGATGAAACAAATTTATTTGAAGTTATACCGTGGGATTATGATGCGACTTGGGGGCGAGATGTACAAGGGAGACCACTTAATCATGAATATATTCGCATTCAAGGGTATAATACGTTAAGTGCAAGATTGCTAGACATACCTGTATTTAGAAAGCAGTATCGAAGTATTTTGGAAGAAATATTAGAAAATCAATTCACAGTTTCGTTTATGAGGCCGAAAGTAGAAGGGTTGTGTGAATTGATTCGCCCATATTTACTACAAGATCCATACATGAAAGAAAAATTAGAAACATTTGATCAAGAGGCTGATATGATTTATGAATATATAAATAAAAGAAGAAAGTATATACAAGACCACTTACATGAATTAGATTAA
- a CDS encoding NUDIX hydrolase N-terminal domain-containing protein: protein MTIKWIDWVKQIQSIAQAGLTYSKDVYDIERFQQLRDISISMMSHYTKTDWEVVEKLFASETGYQTPKVDIRAVVFQNEKLLFVKEKSDGKWALPGGWADVGYTPTEVAAKEVFEETGYEVDHFKLLAIFDKEKHQPSPSATHVYKIFIGCEIIGGEKKTSIETEEVEFFGENELPNLSIARNTEDQIKEMFAYMKDPQKEKLID from the coding sequence ATGACGATTAAATGGATTGATTGGGTAAAACAAATACAATCTATAGCTCAAGCGGGTTTAACGTATTCTAAGGATGTGTATGATATTGAGCGTTTCCAGCAATTACGAGATATTTCTATTTCAATGATGTCACATTACACGAAAACAGATTGGGAAGTCGTAGAGAAATTATTTGCAAGTGAGACGGGCTATCAAACACCTAAAGTTGATATAAGAGCGGTTGTTTTTCAAAATGAAAAGTTATTATTTGTGAAAGAAAAAAGCGATGGGAAATGGGCATTGCCAGGTGGATGGGCTGATGTCGGTTACACGCCAACCGAAGTTGCAGCAAAAGAAGTTTTCGAAGAGACTGGTTATGAGGTAGATCATTTTAAGTTACTAGCTATATTTGATAAAGAAAAACATCAACCATCTCCATCGGCGACGCATGTATATAAGATTTTCATTGGATGCGAGATTATTGGTGGAGAAAAGAAAACTAGTATTGAAACAGAAGAGGTGGAGTTTTTTGGTGAAAATGAATTGCCTAATTTATCAATTGCTAGAAATACAGAAGACCAAATTAAAGAGATGTTTGCCTACATGAAAGACCCGCAGAAAGAGAAATTAATAGATTAA
- a CDS encoding YjcZ family sporulation protein, which yields MGFAHGNGFALLVVLFILLIIVGAACFC from the coding sequence ATGGGCTTCGCACATGGTAATGGATTTGCGCTATTAGTCGTATTATTTATCCTCTTAATCATCGTCGGTGCTGCTTGCTTCTGCTAA
- a CDS encoding spore coat protein: MDCMKELMKYSYMLIYKVGEYAGKVRDEELKNLLQHHLPYMLQAYNEQVNFQEGENVQHITCETMEFDLHEMGKETVSKYTGDIHIATSYIAHLKRLALKFAQVAVEVANPEFRSFLENCFLKMNRYAYSVWQYVMKKEYKITHLYENEKFA; the protein is encoded by the coding sequence ATGGACTGTATGAAAGAATTAATGAAATATAGTTATATGCTAATATACAAGGTTGGAGAGTATGCTGGAAAGGTCAGAGACGAAGAATTAAAAAATCTATTACAGCACCATTTACCATATATGTTACAAGCATATAATGAACAAGTAAATTTTCAAGAAGGAGAGAATGTGCAGCATATAACCTGTGAAACAATGGAGTTTGATTTGCATGAAATGGGAAAGGAAACAGTTAGTAAATATACAGGGGATATTCATATTGCAACCAGTTATATTGCGCATTTGAAACGATTAGCTTTAAAGTTTGCTCAAGTTGCAGTGGAAGTTGCTAACCCAGAGTTTCGCTCATTTTTGGAAAATTGTTTCCTGAAAATGAACCGTTACGCTTATAGTGTGTGGCAATATGTTATGAAGAAGGAATATAAGATTACACATCTGTATGAAAATGAAAAGTTTGCATGA
- a CDS encoding DedA family protein produces the protein MLANIIDQLLQFFASLGYFGVALALMIEVIPSEIVLSYAGFLVANGKISFVGAVIAGTIGGTLAQIFLYWLGYYGGRPVVEKYGKYLLINKHHLDIAEGWFKRYGAGVIFSARFIPVVRHAISIPAGLAKMPLKLFTLYTVVAIIPWSILFIYLGEKLGGNWRQIKEYASDYTHYIIIGAVLFIALYFGLKYFKKKKAAR, from the coding sequence ATGTTAGCAAACATAATAGATCAGTTATTGCAATTTTTTGCAAGCTTAGGTTACTTTGGAGTAGCTCTTGCTTTAATGATTGAAGTAATCCCGAGTGAAATTGTACTTTCGTATGCTGGCTTTTTAGTAGCGAATGGTAAAATTAGTTTTGTAGGTGCAGTTATCGCCGGAACGATTGGTGGTACTTTAGCGCAAATCTTTTTATACTGGCTTGGATACTACGGAGGGCGTCCGGTTGTAGAGAAATATGGGAAATATCTACTTATTAATAAACATCATTTAGACATAGCAGAAGGTTGGTTTAAGCGTTATGGAGCAGGCGTAATATTTTCTGCGCGCTTTATCCCAGTAGTACGTCATGCGATCTCTATTCCAGCAGGACTAGCTAAGATGCCATTAAAACTATTTACACTTTATACGGTTGTAGCGATCATTCCATGGTCAATTCTATTTATATACTTAGGTGAAAAACTTGGTGGGAATTGGCGACAAATTAAAGAGTATGCATCTGATTACACACATTACATAATTATAGGAGCTGTTCTTTTTATTGCTCTATACTTTGGTTTGAAATATTTCAAAAAGAAAAAAGCAGCGCGTTAA
- a CDS encoding acyl-CoA thioesterase — protein MTEVKGKTANESRVFKTSRVFPTDLNDHNTLFGGKILSEMDMVASISASRHSRKECVTASMDWVDFLHPVRSSDCVSYESFVIWTGRTSMEVFVKVVSEYLISGEKRIAATSFVTFVALSKENNPVPVPRVIPDTEEEKESHRIAVLRAEQRHIRKAESKKVATLLTF, from the coding sequence ATGACAGAAGTAAAGGGGAAAACAGCCAATGAGTCAAGGGTGTTCAAAACGAGCCGAGTATTCCCAACAGATTTAAATGATCATAACACGCTATTTGGTGGGAAGATATTATCGGAGATGGATATGGTTGCTTCTATTTCAGCATCCAGACATTCGAGAAAGGAATGTGTCACAGCATCTATGGACTGGGTCGATTTCTTACATCCTGTTCGTTCTTCAGATTGTGTTAGTTATGAATCTTTCGTAATTTGGACGGGAAGAACTTCGATGGAAGTGTTTGTGAAGGTAGTATCTGAATATTTAATTTCAGGTGAGAAGCGTATAGCGGCAACGTCATTCGTTACTTTTGTGGCACTTAGTAAGGAAAATAATCCAGTTCCAGTACCGCGTGTTATCCCTGACACAGAAGAAGAGAAAGAATCACATCGTATTGCTGTGTTACGTGCAGAACAGCGTCATATACGTAAGGCAGAGAGTAAGAAAGTAGCCACATTGTTAACCTTTTGA
- a CDS encoding NAD(P)-dependent oxidoreductase, translated as MKVCILGATGRVGSNIINLALKDSAEVTALARDLNRIEIQHERLRVIEGNVLNENDIKKAIEGSDIVISALGTDQNGTLAKSMPQIIKEMEEDGIRGIITIGTAGILQARTDLNLYRFQSTESKRKTTTAAEDHLAAYKVLSNSNNLCWTVVCPTHLIDGEATEVYRTEKDILPEGGSKITVGDTAHFAWDLCKKNIYENSRVGIAY; from the coding sequence ATGAAAGTATGTATATTGGGAGCAACAGGACGAGTAGGTTCAAACATAATTAATTTAGCATTAAAGGATTCAGCTGAAGTGACTGCATTAGCGCGTGATTTAAATAGAATAGAAATACAACATGAAAGGTTAAGAGTGATAGAAGGGAATGTATTGAACGAAAATGATATAAAGAAAGCGATAGAAGGAAGTGATATAGTAATTAGTGCACTTGGAACGGATCAAAATGGAACATTAGCGAAGAGTATGCCACAAATTATAAAGGAAATGGAAGAAGATGGGATTCGCGGGATCATAACAATAGGAACAGCTGGTATTTTACAAGCAAGAACAGATCTAAATTTATATCGTTTTCAATCAACGGAATCAAAAAGGAAAACGACAACGGCAGCGGAAGATCATTTGGCTGCATATAAGGTACTAAGTAATAGTAATAATTTATGTTGGACAGTTGTTTGTCCGACACATTTAATAGATGGTGAGGCGACAGAGGTATATCGAACTGAAAAAGATATATTGCCAGAGGGTGGATCAAAAATTACAGTGGGTGATACAGCACACTTTGCATGGGATCTATGTAAGAAAAATATATATGAAAATAGTCGAGTAGGTATTGCATATTAA
- a CDS encoding putative polysaccharide biosynthesis protein has translation MKGSPFIRGTIFLTMATMISKMLGFIYVIPFTAMVGTSGYVLYTYAYRPYTIMLSIATMGLPLAVSKMVSKYDQLNDYHTVKRVLKSGIVFMFIMGVISCFTLYMLAPHLAKLVIDGNDQTGNSVGAVTTNIRIVSFALILVPVMSLLRGFFQGFQSMGPSALSVVVEQFFRVLTILIGSFVVLYVLKASVSLAVGISTFGAFMGAVGGLTVLSAYYIRRRRHLKKKEMESIPQTTKSFFSLYKELFTYSIPFVVVGLAIPLYQTIDTFTINKLLIQIGYMQGEAEKINAIIGLVQMVVLIPVSVATAFSMSLVPEMTKAYTAGNTKLLYKHFTRTNVLVVAITVPAAIGMMVLAKPVYTLLFGAGNDPEMGRIILQYYAPACILFSLFTVTAAMLQGINQQQKTVLGLVIGIIVKIVLNIVLLPYFDYVSFIISTYAGYTISVGFNLWMLSKYVIKAT, from the coding sequence ATGAAAGGGTCACCGTTTATACGTGGAACGATATTTTTAACGATGGCAACGATGATATCAAAAATGTTAGGGTTTATATATGTTATACCATTTACAGCGATGGTCGGTACGAGTGGTTACGTTCTATACACATATGCATATCGTCCTTATACCATCATGCTCAGTATAGCAACAATGGGATTACCGCTAGCTGTTTCAAAGATGGTATCAAAATATGATCAACTGAATGATTATCATACGGTTAAGAGAGTGTTGAAAAGTGGAATCGTGTTTATGTTTATAATGGGAGTCATTTCGTGTTTTACGTTATATATGCTAGCTCCGCATTTAGCTAAACTTGTCATCGATGGGAATGATCAAACGGGGAATAGTGTAGGAGCGGTTACTACTAATATTCGAATTGTAAGTTTTGCGTTAATACTTGTGCCAGTAATGAGTTTATTAAGGGGCTTCTTTCAAGGATTCCAATCGATGGGGCCTTCTGCATTAAGTGTAGTTGTAGAGCAATTTTTTCGGGTTTTAACCATTTTAATAGGAAGCTTTGTCGTTTTATATGTTTTAAAAGCTTCTGTTTCGCTAGCGGTTGGTATTTCAACGTTCGGTGCATTTATGGGAGCTGTAGGTGGATTAACTGTTTTAAGTGCGTATTATATAAGAAGGAGAAGGCACTTAAAGAAAAAAGAGATGGAAAGTATACCACAAACAACGAAATCTTTTTTCTCATTGTATAAGGAGCTCTTTACATATTCTATTCCTTTTGTTGTGGTGGGCTTAGCAATTCCGTTGTATCAGACGATTGATACATTTACAATTAATAAACTACTTATACAAATAGGGTATATGCAAGGAGAAGCGGAAAAAATTAATGCGATAATTGGTCTTGTTCAAATGGTTGTACTTATCCCGGTATCCGTTGCGACAGCTTTTAGTATGTCTCTCGTACCAGAGATGACGAAAGCTTATACAGCAGGAAATACGAAGCTATTGTACAAACATTTTACGAGAACAAATGTATTAGTAGTAGCAATTACGGTACCGGCGGCAATTGGAATGATGGTGTTAGCCAAACCTGTATATACTCTTTTATTCGGTGCTGGAAATGATCCAGAGATGGGGAGAATCATTTTACAGTATTATGCTCCTGCTTGCATACTATTTTCTCTTTTTACAGTAACGGCTGCTATGCTACAAGGAATCAATCAACAGCAGAAGACGGTGCTAGGACTAGTGATTGGAATTATTGTGAAGATAGTTTTAAATATTGTATTGCTTCCGTATTTCGATTATGTAAGTTTTATCATTTCAACATACGCGGGCTATACGATTTCAGTCGGGTTTAACTTGTGGATGCTTTCTAAATATGTTATAAAGGCAACATAA